One window from the genome of Chloroherpetonaceae bacterium encodes:
- a CDS encoding GDP-L-fucose synthase — translation MNLDSRIFVAGHRGLVGSAIVRVLQAQGFKNILMKSRKELDLEKQAEVAAFFESEKPEYVFLAAAKVGGIYANNTYPADFVYSNLVIQNNVIHQSYLSKVKKLCFLGSSCIYPKFAPQPIKEEYLLDGKLEPTNEPYAIAKISGIIMAQSYNRQFGTDFISVMPTNLYGVNDNFDLQNAHVLPALIRKFIEAREEKKPNVTVWGTGSPRREFLYVDDMAEACVFLMKGYSGNQFINIGTGEDISIKEVAELIKEITGYQGELVFDTTKPDGTPRKLLDVGKLKSLGWSPKVSLRDGISRTVKWYEETVLKKA, via the coding sequence ATGAATTTAGATTCACGAATATTTGTTGCAGGGCATCGTGGCCTTGTGGGGTCGGCGATTGTCCGTGTGCTTCAAGCGCAAGGATTTAAGAACATCTTGATGAAAAGCCGTAAGGAGCTTGATCTCGAAAAGCAGGCGGAAGTCGCGGCGTTTTTTGAGAGTGAAAAGCCGGAATATGTTTTTTTGGCGGCGGCCAAAGTAGGTGGTATTTACGCCAATAATACTTACCCCGCTGATTTTGTTTACTCCAACTTGGTGATTCAAAATAATGTGATTCACCAAAGCTACCTTTCAAAGGTGAAGAAACTCTGTTTCCTTGGGAGTTCGTGTATTTACCCCAAGTTTGCCCCACAGCCTATCAAAGAAGAATACTTGCTTGATGGAAAATTGGAGCCAACGAATGAGCCGTATGCAATTGCCAAAATTTCGGGCATCATTATGGCGCAGTCGTATAATCGCCAATTCGGAACGGATTTTATCTCGGTGATGCCCACAAATCTTTATGGCGTCAATGACAATTTCGATTTGCAAAATGCGCATGTGCTACCGGCGCTCATTCGAAAATTCATTGAAGCCCGCGAAGAAAAGAAACCCAATGTAACCGTGTGGGGCACGGGTTCGCCTCGGCGGGAGTTTTTGTATGTCGATGATATGGCCGAGGCGTGTGTCTTTTTAATGAAAGGTTATTCAGGCAATCAATTCATCAACATTGGTACAGGTGAAGATATTTCGATTAAAGAAGTGGCGGAGCTTATTAAAGAAATCACCGGTTATCAAGGCGAATTGGTATTTGATACCACCAAACCCGATGGTACGCCGCGTAAACTTTTGGATGTTGGGAAATTGAAAAGTTTGGGATGGAGCCCGAAAGTTAGTTTGCGTGACGGAATATCGC
- a CDS encoding FkbM family methyltransferase, with product MKIIHLFFSIFSFIIERVPLLQNLLKSIHFKGKVILVSKINKKYLKSEKFIDSVNGLKYEFNLKDEIQKYIYFNVYERRSWKLVKNYIKKGDICIDVGANVGFYSLNFAKIIGDKGKVFSFEASPNTFQVLKKNIYLNNFENNIYFYDIAISDKKGEVIFSLSDEHDHSGWGHIGYDSRYNSIKVPTTTLDEFLEENNLLNVDFLKVDIEGAEDLLLIGAEKSLKANRIKCVFIEFSGMDEAAINYRIKRFSDFGYSLISPIDVLNEINSGKRFSKSVTDNMLFVLKK from the coding sequence ATGAAAATAATTCATTTATTTTTTTCGATTTTCTCTTTTATTATAGAAAGAGTTCCTTTATTACAAAATTTATTAAAGTCTATTCACTTTAAGGGTAAAGTAATACTCGTTTCTAAAATCAATAAAAAATATCTAAAATCAGAAAAGTTTATTGATAGTGTAAATGGATTAAAGTATGAATTTAACCTAAAAGATGAAATTCAGAAATATATTTATTTTAATGTGTATGAACGACGTAGTTGGAAATTGGTAAAAAATTATATTAAAAAAGGAGATATTTGTATTGATGTTGGTGCAAATGTAGGATTCTATAGTTTAAATTTTGCTAAAATAATAGGTGATAAAGGTAAAGTATTTTCTTTTGAAGCGAGTCCTAATACGTTTCAGGTTCTAAAGAAAAACATTTATTTGAATAACTTCGAAAATAATATTTACTTTTACGATATTGCTATATCTGATAAAAAAGGCGAAGTAATTTTTTCTTTAAGCGATGAGCATGATCACAGCGGTTGGGGACATATTGGATATGATTCAAGATACAATTCTATAAAAGTACCAACAACAACTTTAGATGAATTTTTGGAAGAAAATAATTTGTTGAACGTTGATTTTCTAAAAGTAGATATTGAAGGTGCAGAAGACCTTTTGTTGATTGGGGCAGAGAAATCTTTAAAGGCAAATAGAATTAAATGTGTGTTTATTGAATTTTCTGGAATGGATGAGGCTGCAATAAATTATAGAATTAAAAGATTTAGTGATTTTGGATATTCCTTGATAAGCCCTATAGATGTCCTAAATGAGATAAACTCAGGAAAAAGATTTTCAAAAAGTGTAACAGATAATATGTTATTTGTACTAAAGAAATAA
- a CDS encoding NAD-dependent epimerase/dehydratase family protein, producing the protein MPKKILVTGSSGLIGSEVCVFFDKEGYEIHGVDNNQRAVFFGPQGDTRWNQGRLQQMLQNFHHHEIDVRDRAGVLNLVKNVRPDVIVHTAAQPSHDRAAAIPFDDFDTNAVGTLNFLEAARQFAPEAPFVHMSTNKVYGDAPNLIKLKELETRWDYDDATYDHGIAETFTIDQSKHSLFGASKVAADVMVQEYGRYFNMPTCALRGGCLTGPNHTGVELHGFLSYLVKCNLEGREYKIFGYKGKQVRDNIHSLDVALFMNEFIKAPRVGEVYNLGGGKENSVSILEAFKIAEKYTGKAQVYSYIDQNRIGDHICYFSDLRKMKAHYPNWDITKSVEQTIFEIVESWNNRLSK; encoded by the coding sequence ATGCCAAAAAAAATCTTAGTTACCGGTTCATCCGGTCTGATTGGTTCAGAAGTGTGTGTGTTTTTTGATAAAGAAGGCTACGAAATTCACGGAGTTGATAACAATCAACGCGCGGTATTTTTTGGGCCGCAAGGCGACACGCGGTGGAATCAAGGCCGTTTGCAGCAGATGCTACAAAATTTTCATCATCACGAAATTGATGTTCGCGATCGAGCCGGCGTTTTGAATCTCGTGAAAAATGTCCGACCCGATGTTATTGTCCACACAGCCGCACAGCCTTCACATGATAGAGCCGCAGCCATTCCATTCGATGATTTTGATACCAATGCCGTGGGTACGCTCAATTTCCTTGAAGCCGCTCGCCAGTTTGCACCCGAAGCGCCGTTTGTTCACATGTCCACCAATAAAGTTTATGGCGATGCCCCAAATCTGATTAAGCTCAAAGAATTAGAAACGCGTTGGGATTACGATGACGCCACCTACGACCACGGCATTGCCGAAACCTTTACCATCGATCAATCCAAGCACTCGCTCTTTGGTGCTTCAAAAGTTGCCGCCGATGTTATGGTGCAAGAATACGGGCGGTACTTCAATATGCCTACCTGTGCGCTTCGCGGCGGTTGCTTAACCGGCCCAAATCACACCGGAGTAGAATTGCACGGATTCCTTTCTTACCTCGTGAAATGTAACCTTGAAGGCCGTGAGTATAAAATTTTTGGTTACAAAGGCAAGCAAGTGCGTGATAACATTCACTCACTCGATGTCGCGCTCTTTATGAACGAATTTATCAAGGCACCGCGTGTTGGGGAAGTCTATAATCTTGGAGGCGGAAAAGAGAATAGTGTTTCGATTCTTGAAGCCTTTAAGATTGCGGAAAAATATACCGGAAAAGCTCAAGTGTATTCATACATCGATCAAAACCGCATCGGCGATCACATTTGCTATTTCAGCGATTTGCGCAAGATGAAAGCGCATTATCCCAATTGGGATATTACCAAGTCGGTTGAGCAAACCATTTTTGAAATTGTTGAAAGCTGGAATAATAGGTTAAGCAAATAA
- a CDS encoding glycosyltransferase family 1 protein, with the protein MKILYDGYIFHHQKAGGVNRYFENIISRLPNTETPIVLGRKINGRERLSHPNLKVIAAPPAYPRRLSHRLERYKAFRFPESSFLRLREALLKPTIAHPTYYELITESDIRHYKCPVVITVHDLIHEYFYPNEAKEKIALKQRAIDRADRIICVSQNTKNDLVKSYLCDSSKISVIYHASSLSKGDAGENPMGNQPYYLYIGARYSYKNFDLALDAFHDVWKKERSLNFCIVGSPLSKAESARILALPCAAQIKVIVHPSDSVLAALYANALAFVYPSLYEGFGIPLLEAMACGAPIIAANASSIPEVAENAALLFDPKSKDELIEAMLKVQDENVRKELREKGEKRVLEFSWERAAKETVQVYRSL; encoded by the coding sequence GTGAAAATTTTATACGACGGATACATCTTTCATCATCAGAAAGCGGGCGGCGTGAATCGGTATTTTGAAAATATTATTTCACGATTACCAAACACCGAGACACCAATCGTTTTGGGGCGGAAAATCAACGGCCGCGAAAGGTTGAGTCATCCAAACCTAAAAGTGATTGCCGCGCCGCCCGCTTATCCTCGTCGGCTGAGTCATCGCTTGGAGCGGTATAAAGCCTTTCGATTTCCGGAGTCATCTTTTCTTCGCCTCCGCGAAGCGCTCTTGAAGCCCACGATAGCCCACCCCACTTATTACGAGCTCATCACCGAATCCGATATACGCCATTACAAATGCCCTGTCGTGATAACCGTTCACGACCTGATTCACGAATACTTTTACCCGAATGAGGCCAAAGAAAAAATTGCGCTTAAACAACGCGCGATTGACAGAGCCGATCGGATAATTTGTGTGTCGCAGAATACGAAAAATGACTTGGTAAAGTCGTATCTTTGCGACTCTTCTAAAATCAGTGTCATCTATCACGCTTCAAGTTTATCAAAGGGCGATGCGGGTGAAAATCCGATGGGAAATCAGCCGTACTATTTGTACATCGGTGCGCGATACAGCTATAAAAATTTTGATTTAGCGCTTGATGCGTTTCATGATGTTTGGAAGAAAGAGCGTTCTTTGAATTTTTGTATTGTAGGGTCACCACTTTCAAAAGCAGAGTCAGCAAGAATTCTAGCGTTACCGTGTGCTGCACAAATTAAGGTGATTGTTCATCCAAGCGATTCTGTTTTAGCCGCGTTGTATGCCAATGCGTTGGCGTTTGTTTATCCCTCGCTCTATGAGGGGTTTGGAATTCCGCTTCTTGAGGCAATGGCATGCGGTGCACCCATCATTGCGGCGAATGCCTCGTCGATACCGGAAGTGGCTGAAAACGCGGCGCTTCTCTTTGATCCAAAGTCAAAAGATGAATTGATTGAGGCAATGCTTAAAGTTCAAGATGAAAACGTTCGAAAAGAATTAAGAGAAAAGGGTGAAAAAAGAGTTTTAGAGTTTAGTTGGGAGCGTGCTGCCAAAGAAACAGTACAAGTTTATCGTTCATTATAA
- the kdsA gene encoding 3-deoxy-8-phosphooctulonate synthase, with translation MTEQQRHKTKERKSFQTERSEVRNLWCAVGLKFLALLEMTEHKRHKTKERKSFRTEQSGVRNLWCAVGLRFLALLEMTEHKRHKTKERKSFRTERSGVRNLRCAENQRFLAALEMTIKHVIKPMKKIQITNDCAIETGGPLVIIAGPCVIESEEHAMKMAESLLAITKPLGVQLIYKSSFDKANRTSIKGFRGGGMEEGLAILRKVKETFHIPVLTDIHESYQAEPAAEVVDVLQIPAFLCRQTDLLIAAGKTGKVVNVKKGQFLAPWDMKNIVTKLESTGNENILLTERGTSFGYNNLVVDFRSIPEMQKFGYPVVFDATHSVQMPGGLGERTGGERKYAPLLAKAALAVGADALFMEVHDNPDAAPSDGPNMIELRYFKDILISLKTIFLISKN, from the coding sequence ATGACAGAACAACAAAGGCACAAAACAAAAGAGAGGAAGTCATTTCAAACTGAGCGAAGCGAAGTGAGAAATCTCTGGTGTGCGGTAGGTCTGAAATTTCTCGCTTTGCTCGAAATGACAGAACATAAAAGGCACAAAACAAAAGAGAGGAAGTCATTTCGAACGGAGCAAAGCGGAGTGAGAAATCTCTGGTGTGCGGTAGGTCTGAGATTTCTCGCTTTGCTCGAAATGACAGAACATAAAAGGCACAAAACAAAAGAGAGGAAGTCATTTCGAACGGAGCGAAGCGGAGTGAGAAATCTCCGGTGTGCAGAGAATCAGAGATTTCTCGCTGCGCTCGAAATGACAATAAAACATGTAATAAAACCAATGAAAAAAATCCAAATCACAAACGATTGCGCTATCGAAACCGGCGGGCCATTGGTGATTATTGCCGGGCCGTGCGTGATTGAATCGGAAGAACATGCAATGAAAATGGCGGAGTCGCTGCTTGCGATTACGAAACCCTTGGGCGTTCAACTGATTTATAAATCTTCTTTCGATAAGGCAAACCGGACTTCGATCAAAGGATTTCGCGGCGGGGGAATGGAAGAAGGTCTTGCGATTTTACGCAAAGTAAAGGAAACATTTCATATTCCGGTTCTCACGGATATTCATGAATCCTATCAAGCAGAGCCCGCGGCGGAAGTCGTGGATGTCCTGCAAATTCCGGCTTTTCTTTGCCGGCAAACAGATTTGCTCATTGCCGCAGGAAAAACGGGAAAGGTTGTGAATGTGAAAAAAGGGCAGTTTCTTGCACCGTGGGATATGAAAAATATCGTCACAAAATTGGAATCGACGGGAAATGAGAATATTTTACTGACAGAACGCGGAACCAGCTTTGGGTACAATAACTTGGTGGTGGATTTTCGTTCAATTCCGGAGATGCAAAAATTCGGTTATCCGGTTGTCTTTGATGCCACGCATAGTGTCCAAATGCCGGGCGGTTTGGGTGAACGTACGGGTGGGGAACGAAAATATGCGCCGCTTTTAGCAAAAGCAGCGCTCGCTGTAGGTGCAGATGCGCTCTTTATGGAAGTGCATGATAATCCCGATGCTGCGCCGAGCGATGGTCCGAATATGATTGAATTAAGATACTTTAAAGATATTTTAATCTCCTTGAAAACAATTTTTCTAATTTCAAAAAATTAA
- a CDS encoding GIY-YIG nuclease family protein, translating into MNSFVVYILSSKTKVLYVGMTNNLNRRLFEHKNKLNEGFKYRYNVVNLVYYEMHSDAIEAIKREKQIKSWSRKKKLELIKAFNPTWKDLSSNWDFGISIS; encoded by the coding sequence ATGAATTCTTTCGTTGTTTACATTCTCTCAAGTAAAACCAAGGTTCTTTATGTTGGAATGACTAACAACTTAAACCGTAGATTGTTCGAACATAAGAATAAGTTAAATGAAGGCTTTAAGTATCGATACAATGTTGTGAATTTGGTTTACTACGAAATGCATAGTGATGCGATAGAAGCAATTAAACGTGAAAAACAAATCAAAAGTTGGTCAAGAAAAAAGAAGCTGGAATTAATTAAGGCTTTTAATCCTACTTGGAAGGATTTAAGTAGCAATTGGGATTTTGGCATATCAATAAGTTGA
- a CDS encoding KpsF/GutQ family sugar-phosphate isomerase, producing MNKEISFFESVLIAESQAIQKAAARLNSETIKEIIEAVIRTKGVVYFAGVGKSAFIARKAASSLRSVGRKSHFLSFPEMLHGDLGAVSGSDIFIAISHSGGAEELKSILPILNERGVAVIAITGNQDGYLAKMAKWVLSSAIDEEACPLSLLPSSSTTLALALCDAIVLSVVKFAEVKKEDFAKNHPAGFLGKKLTLKVRDLMHQAPNLPMVFPDASFLSVIQALTSPSLGAVIVVDSEQKMLGIITDGDLRRALEKFAEAIPSRLASDFMTINPISTSPEVLAFDALEMMENRPSQISVLPVVDSTGKTVGLLRLHDVVRGYL from the coding sequence ATGAACAAAGAGATTTCATTTTTTGAATCTGTTTTAATAGCGGAGTCGCAAGCGATTCAAAAGGCTGCCGCTCGACTTAATTCCGAAACGATAAAGGAAATTATTGAAGCGGTTATTCGCACAAAAGGAGTGGTGTATTTCGCAGGAGTGGGTAAGTCGGCTTTTATTGCGCGAAAGGCGGCGTCGTCACTTCGGAGTGTTGGGCGGAAGTCGCATTTTTTATCATTTCCTGAAATGCTTCACGGCGATCTTGGTGCCGTTTCAGGTTCTGATATTTTTATTGCCATTAGTCATAGCGGTGGTGCTGAAGAATTAAAATCAATCCTTCCGATTTTGAACGAGCGCGGTGTAGCCGTGATTGCCATAACAGGTAATCAAGATGGCTATTTGGCGAAAATGGCGAAATGGGTATTAAGCAGTGCCATTGATGAAGAGGCATGTCCTTTGAGCCTTTTGCCCTCAAGCAGCACAACGCTGGCCCTTGCGCTTTGCGATGCAATTGTTCTCTCCGTTGTCAAATTTGCGGAAGTCAAAAAAGAAGACTTTGCGAAAAATCATCCGGCAGGATTTTTGGGAAAAAAACTCACACTTAAAGTTCGCGACCTCATGCATCAAGCCCCAAATTTACCAATGGTCTTCCCGGACGCTTCATTTTTATCGGTGATTCAAGCCCTTACCTCACCGTCGCTGGGGGCTGTCATCGTCGTGGATTCGGAACAAAAAATGCTTGGAATTATTACTGATGGCGATCTTCGACGAGCATTAGAGAAATTTGCCGAAGCGATTCCCTCTCGTTTGGCTAGCGACTTTATGACCATAAATCCCATTTCAACTTCGCCGGAAGTTCTTGCGTTTGATGCGCTCGAAATGATGGAAAATCGGCCGTCACAGATTTCGGTACTGCCGGTTGTTGATTCCACAGGCAAAACGGTTGGTCTGCTTCGCTTGCATGATGTGGTGAGAGGTTATCTTTGA
- a CDS encoding glycosyltransferase gives MNLTIAICTYNPEERYFKRCLLSLSQLTLNKLNFELLIVDNFSSPPISERFYVQEILKSFPHSRIIVEQKRGTAFARCRAIQEAKGEFFLFVDDDVELSPDYLVQSVPLFEKFPNVAIWGAGKIQVEFLDLVDKWVHQFNYLFTERNFQYLEYGCNHTWNNAYPVGMGMIFRPEMLRPYAEDVFSGKLTIKGRDGKSLVTNEDTQMIWYMTAKGFAAGSSPDLKLRHLIPSRRTTLSYLARLNYGISVAIAKTNAEVYPDKLPDLKRNPPRFFRILKTFLKLGFNHTIELQFRRLFVDFAFELGIINGRYRLAGIDNNIWIRLARFLNFE, from the coding sequence ATGAATTTAACAATTGCGATTTGCACTTATAACCCCGAAGAGCGTTACTTTAAACGCTGTTTGTTATCATTAAGCCAATTAACATTAAATAAATTAAATTTTGAATTATTAATTGTTGATAATTTTAGTTCTCCGCCAATTTCAGAACGCTTTTATGTACAGGAAATTCTTAAGTCTTTTCCTCATTCTCGAATAATTGTTGAACAAAAGCGTGGAACGGCTTTTGCACGATGCCGAGCAATACAAGAAGCTAAAGGCGAATTTTTTTTATTTGTAGATGATGATGTCGAACTTTCACCTGATTATTTGGTTCAGTCAGTTCCCTTATTTGAAAAATTTCCTAATGTCGCAATTTGGGGAGCGGGTAAAATTCAAGTTGAGTTTTTAGACCTTGTTGATAAGTGGGTACACCAATTTAATTACTTATTTACTGAGCGTAATTTTCAATATCTTGAGTACGGTTGCAATCATACTTGGAATAATGCCTACCCCGTTGGTATGGGAATGATTTTTCGCCCTGAAATGCTTCGCCCGTATGCGGAAGATGTATTTTCCGGGAAACTAACGATTAAAGGACGCGATGGTAAAAGCCTTGTTACCAATGAAGACACCCAAATGATTTGGTATATGACGGCAAAAGGTTTTGCCGCAGGGTCTTCTCCTGACTTAAAATTAAGGCATTTAATTCCTTCACGTCGAACCACATTAAGTTATCTTGCGCGCTTGAACTATGGAATCAGTGTTGCGATTGCCAAAACCAATGCGGAAGTTTACCCTGATAAACTTCCAGATTTGAAAAGAAATCCTCCCCGTTTTTTCCGAATTCTAAAAACCTTTTTGAAATTAGGGTTCAATCACACCATTGAACTTCAATTCCGCCGTTTGTTTGTTGATTTTGCGTTTGAATTAGGCATCATCAACGGCCGTTATCGCTTGGCGGGTATCGATAATAACATCTGGATTCGCCTTGCGCGGTTTCTTAATTTTGAATAA
- a CDS encoding glycosyltransferase gives MNLLIISAMYGRPWGGSEELWYKIALFYKNNNYNVSVIAPYWDTVPKKHQELKSRGIKISYVLKPHRFNFILWRLKKFFPYLFVAKNEYLELINKYSPDAIIVSQGHVFSAVSHKELFYALMNSNSSIYLISQYNTELTILDMKEIRLIRSLYDKCKAWFFVSKNNLKLAEHQLAYSLSRAKVLYNLPSFESNEMLQFPSFDLICFSMVSRLDILDKGHDILFRVLSKEKWLKRKWILNLYGSGKDEEYLKELAVFYNISDRIFFNGNVSDIKDTWRKNHILLMPSRAEGTPLSLIEAFSVGRPAVVTDVGGNAEWVSEGFTGFLADAPTPKLFDEALDKMWMNRDQLKILGENAYNFSKKRIKELNKEIAILN, from the coding sequence GTGAATCTTCTAATTATTTCGGCGATGTATGGCCGCCCTTGGGGTGGAAGTGAAGAGTTATGGTACAAAATTGCATTATTTTATAAGAATAATAACTATAATGTTTCAGTAATTGCTCCATATTGGGATACAGTTCCAAAAAAGCATCAAGAGTTGAAATCCCGAGGGATTAAGATCAGTTATGTTCTAAAACCTCATCGATTTAACTTTATTTTATGGAGATTAAAGAAGTTTTTCCCTTACTTATTTGTTGCTAAAAATGAATATTTAGAATTAATTAATAAATACTCACCTGATGCAATTATTGTGTCACAGGGGCATGTCTTTTCGGCTGTTTCTCACAAAGAACTATTTTATGCTCTAATGAATTCAAATTCTTCTATTTATTTAATTTCTCAGTATAATACTGAATTGACCATTTTAGATATGAAAGAGATTCGTTTGATACGCTCTTTATATGATAAATGTAAGGCTTGGTTTTTTGTTTCAAAGAATAATTTAAAACTTGCAGAGCACCAATTGGCATATTCTTTATCCAGAGCAAAAGTTTTATATAACCTTCCTTCGTTTGAATCCAATGAAATGTTGCAATTTCCCTCTTTTGACTTAATTTGTTTTTCAATGGTTTCAAGGTTAGATATTTTAGATAAGGGGCATGATATTTTGTTTCGTGTTCTTTCTAAAGAAAAATGGTTAAAAAGGAAATGGATATTAAATTTATACGGCAGTGGAAAGGATGAGGAGTATTTAAAAGAATTAGCTGTTTTCTATAATATTTCTGATCGTATTTTTTTTAATGGGAATGTATCCGATATAAAGGATACTTGGAGAAAGAATCATATATTATTAATGCCTTCAAGAGCAGAAGGCACTCCGCTTTCACTGATTGAAGCATTTTCAGTTGGTCGTCCGGCTGTTGTAACTGATGTTGGTGGTAATGCAGAATGGGTATCAGAAGGTTTTACGGGTTTTCTTGCTGATGCACCTACTCCCAAATTATTTGATGAGGCTTTAGACAAAATGTGGATGAATCGTGATCAATTAAAAATTTTAGGGGAAAATGCTTATAACTTCTCGAAGAAAAGAATCAAGGAATTAAACAAAGAGATTGCAATATTAAATTGA
- a CDS encoding class I SAM-dependent methyltransferase: MLSPINLTNDVKLVNKISYKFISDGYNFANVKLHEFYKIKEFVEIYKCNQTGLLFADSQLKEGDGQFYNELSKNDWYYVDTRWFYDFVLQKLNANSKILEIGCGKGSFLNLLKKHNFNHLGIDFNNEAVNHCLSMGLNASTKSTSELFEMNQKYDFIFAFEVLEHIKNINEFFLNLKKILKLGGMFCFSVPNSSNPIYFVDEYLKISDFLNPDSYKLYRIATSLNLPPHHFNYFNINNIKKIAEFYGFTLNYFEYQPYNVDLTDTLISLYLNRYIPFLNIYKKSDFIFSKLIKIAGFLLSNKYYSLRGQSIYCELKLTKI; this comes from the coding sequence ATGCTTAGTCCGATTAACTTAACTAATGACGTAAAACTGGTTAATAAGATTTCATATAAATTTATATCTGATGGTTACAATTTTGCAAATGTAAAATTGCATGAATTTTATAAGATCAAAGAATTTGTAGAAATATATAAGTGTAATCAAACTGGGTTACTTTTTGCTGATTCTCAGCTTAAGGAAGGTGATGGACAGTTTTATAATGAACTGTCAAAGAATGATTGGTATTATGTAGATACAAGATGGTTTTATGATTTTGTCTTACAGAAACTAAATGCTAATTCAAAAATTCTTGAAATTGGATGCGGTAAAGGAAGCTTTTTAAATTTATTAAAAAAGCATAATTTTAACCATTTGGGTATAGATTTTAATAATGAGGCGGTGAATCATTGTTTGTCGATGGGTTTGAATGCTTCTACCAAATCAACTTCAGAATTGTTTGAGATGAATCAAAAATATGATTTTATTTTTGCATTTGAAGTATTAGAGCATATTAAAAATATTAATGAGTTCTTTCTTAATTTAAAGAAAATACTTAAGCTTGGTGGAATGTTTTGTTTTTCAGTACCAAATTCTTCAAATCCTATTTATTTTGTTGATGAATACCTTAAAATATCAGATTTTCTAAACCCAGATTCTTACAAACTTTATAGAATCGCAACATCGTTAAATCTTCCCCCGCATCATTTCAATTACTTTAATATAAATAATATAAAAAAAATAGCTGAATTTTATGGTTTTACCTTAAATTACTTTGAGTACCAGCCTTACAATGTTGATTTGACTGATACTCTTATTTCATTATACCTAAATAGGTATATTCCATTTTTAAATATCTATAAAAAAAGTGATTTTATTTTTAGCAAACTTATTAAAATTGCCGGTTTTCTATTAAGTAATAAATATTACTCCTTGAGGGGTCAGTCAATTTATTGTGAACTTAAATTAACTAAAATTTAA
- a CDS encoding ABC transporter ATP-binding protein: protein MKNTAISVSSLSKKYQLGATHSTSIRGWYDSVFSKEKAKKPETEFWALKDVSFDINKGDSVGIIGKNGAGKSTLLKILSRITEPTSGEIVINGRVASLLEVGTGFHSELTGRENIFLNGTILGMKKAEIKKKFEEIVDFSGIEKFIDTPVKRYSSGMYVRLAFAVAAHLEPEILIVDEVLAVGDAEFQKKCLGKMGEVTEKEGRTVLFVSHNLSSITKLCKKSILMDKGTVESFGSSTEIVHKYLSLYDTIDNRSYIEFKENGELPLSIRSIKIFSNNIETNNIYYGDDIELKIEFISRLGIKSPKIGYVIYNESGDPICCSNNRFIPSEDYQFPVNKGVIVLKLNAINLIEGKYSLSFWFGDNVQDYDILQNVLYLNIIPKDIWGSGYLPPRLSNFWISTEYSLK from the coding sequence GTGAAAAACACCGCAATTTCAGTTTCTTCGCTTTCAAAAAAATATCAATTGGGAGCTACTCACTCAACCTCGATTCGGGGTTGGTATGATTCGGTTTTTTCAAAGGAAAAGGCAAAGAAACCGGAAACTGAATTTTGGGCTCTTAAAGATGTTTCTTTTGATATTAATAAAGGGGACTCAGTTGGAATCATTGGAAAGAATGGTGCGGGAAAAAGCACGCTCCTTAAAATCCTCTCTCGAATTACTGAGCCAACAAGTGGCGAGATTGTTATCAATGGACGCGTTGCAAGCCTTTTAGAAGTAGGAACAGGGTTTCACTCAGAACTTACCGGCAGAGAAAATATCTTTCTCAATGGTACCATTTTGGGAATGAAAAAGGCAGAGATAAAAAAGAAATTTGAGGAAATTGTAGATTTCTCCGGAATTGAAAAATTCATTGATACCCCGGTCAAACGCTATTCCTCCGGAATGTATGTCCGCCTTGCTTTTGCCGTGGCCGCCCACCTTGAGCCGGAAATATTAATTGTGGATGAAGTGCTTGCGGTAGGTGATGCCGAATTCCAAAAAAAATGCCTTGGTAAAATGGGTGAAGTGACCGAAAAGGAAGGGAGAACCGTGCTTTTTGTGAGCCATAATTTAAGTTCAATAACAAAATTATGTAAGAAAAGTATTTTAATGGACAAGGGAACAGTTGAGTCATTTGGTAGTTCAACAGAGATTGTTCATAAATATCTATCACTTTATGATACAATTGATAACAGAAGTTACATTGAATTTAAAGAAAATGGCGAATTACCTTTATCTATTAGAAGTATAAAAATCTTCTCAAATAATATTGAAACCAACAATATATATTATGGTGATGACATAGAATTAAAAATTGAGTTTATTTCAAGACTTGGAATTAAAAGTCCAAAAATTGGTTATGTAATTTATAATGAAAGTGGAGACCCAATCTGCTGTTCTAATAATAGATTTATTCCATCTGAAGATTACCAATTTCCAGTAAATAAAGGTGTGATTGTGTTGAAGCTGAATGCAATTAATCTAATAGAAGGAAAGTACAGCCTTTCGTTTTGGTTTGGGGATAATGTACAAGATTACGATATACTACAAAATGTTTTATATTTGAATATCATTCCAAAAGATATTTGGGGTTCGGGATATTTACCTCCAAGGTTATCAAATTTTTGGATTTCAACTGAATATAGTTTAAAGTAA